Proteins encoded together in one Carya illinoinensis cultivar Pawnee chromosome 3, C.illinoinensisPawnee_v1, whole genome shotgun sequence window:
- the LOC122304978 gene encoding protein FAR1-RELATED SEQUENCE 5-like has protein sequence MDLNDDERLNNVFWANPYSKAAYEDFGDVVTFNTTYLTNRYGIPFAPFVGVNHHDGIAPRAIIIDQDRAMKNAIAIIFSQSRHRFCLWHILKKVPEKLSSYSAYKSVMKNTLMKCVYDIQNVEEFESSWEQLITTYKLEENSWLKSLYTEHKLERVFNQFDNALKKKIENENRADFHSFSVTIPCISRFLIEKKFQNLYTNAKFRKVQPELQCLINLAPELLKRDGGVKTYLVDDEVHVEDFTKLVTYSVDFSEVDIVAKYSYTEDSYMCGFTESTQSASSKRERQTTISEESIDNRKRDAES, from the exons ATGGATTTAAATGACGACGAGAGGTTAAATAATGTCTTCTGGGCAAACCCTTATAGTAAGGCAGCCTATGAAGATTTCGGTGATGTGGTTACATTCAACACCACATATCTGACGAATAGATATGGGATaccatttgcaccatttgttggtgtaaaccaccacg ATGGTATAGCTCCTAGAGCTATTATCATAGATCAGGATAGAGCAATGAAGAATGCTATTGCtattatattttcacaaagtCGACATCGATTTTGTTTGTGGCATATCCTGAAAAAAGTCCCTGAAAAGCTTTCCTCATATTCTGCCTACAAAAGTGTGATGAAAAATACTTTGATGAAATGCGTGTATGACATCCAAAATGTTGAAGAGTTTGAAAGCTCTTGGGAGCAGTTAATCACCACTTACAAATTGGAGGAGAATAGTTGGCTCAAAAGTTTATACACTGAGC acaaacttgaaagagtttTCAACCAGTTTGACAACgcattgaagaagaaaattgagaatgaaaatagaGCTGACTTTCACTCATTTAGCGTCACCATTCCCTGCATATCTAGATTTCTGATCGAAAAGAAGTTTCAAAATTTATACACAAATGCAAAATTCAGAAAAGTTCAGCCAGAACTGCAATGTCTTATAAATTTGGCCCCAGAGTTACTTAAGAGAGATGGTGGTGTAAAGACGTATCTTGTAGATGATGAAGTTCATGTGGAAGACTTCACTAAACTAGTTACATATTCAGTGGACTTTAGTGAGGTGGATATAGTTGCAAAGTATTCAT ATACCGAAGACAGTTACATGTGCGGGTTCACAGAAAGTACTCAGTCCGCTAGTAGTAAGAGGGAAAGGCAGACCACcatctctgaggagagcatcgATAATAGAAAAAGAGATGCGGAAAGTTAA
- the LOC122305415 gene encoding WD repeat-containing protein WDS homolog isoform X3 produces MRRRGCHNYMLMENSSTTLGTHGLIRKHEFVRVIIQCLDSLGYRKSASFLESESGISYKSLDFEMLKSQILCGNWDGCTDTLNEIKVKDEIRASALFIVFEQCLLECLNHGNDAMALAILRKVVSALRLGKDKAHSLAQSILSLRDTEFGKMDDNIVQESRKKLLVELEKLLPPPIMLPERRLEHLVETAVSAQIDSCMYHNTLGAVSIYEDHCCGRDQIPTETIQILTDHKNEVWFVQFSNNGEYLASSSSDCTAIIWKVLEEGKLMLQHTLRSHQNPVSFVAWSPDDTKLLTCGNAEVLKLWDVETGTCRHTFRDHGFIVSSCAWFPDSKRLVCGSSDPEKGIRMWDCHGNEIKAWRGMRMPKILDLAVTPDGENLISIFLDKELRILNIVTNSERVISEKHPITSLSISGDGKFFIVNLNSQEIHMWDVAGKWDMPLKYMGHKQDQYVIRSCFGGLNSAFIASGSENSQ; encoded by the exons ATGCGTCGTCGAGGCTGCCACAACTACATGTTAATGGAGAATTCATCGACAACACTTGGCACACATGGCCTAATAAGGAAGCATGAGTTTGTAAGAGTGATAATTCAATGCTTAGATTCATTAGGCTACAGAAAATCTGCATCATTTTTGGAATCAGAGTCCGGTATTTCGTACAAATCCTTGGATTTTGAAATGCTCAAATCACAGATACTCTGTGGGAATTGGGATGGTTGCACTGATACCCTTAATGAAATTAAGGTGAAGGATGAAATAAGAGCTTCTGCTTTGTTTATTGTGTTCGAACAGTGCTTATTGGAGTGCTTGAATCACGGGAATGATGCCATGGCTTTGGCCATTTTAAGAAAAGTGGTTTCTGCATTAAGGTTGGGCAAAGACAAGGCTCACAGCCTTGCTCAGAGTATCCTTTCTTTGAGGGATACAGAGTTTGGTAAAATGGATGATAATATTGTTCAGGAATCGAGAAAGAAGTTGTTGGTGGAGTTGGAAAAATTGCTTCCTCCACCAATTATGCTGCCTGAAAGGAGGCTGGAACATCTGGTTGAAACTGCCGTTTCAGCCCAAATTGATTCATGTATGTACCACAATACGTTGGGAGCAGTTTCAATTTATGAGGATCATTGCTGTGGCAGGGATCAGATCCCCACTGAGACTATTCAG ATTTTGACTGACCATAAGAATGAAGTTTGGTTCGTACAATTTTCTAATAATGGGGAGTACTTAGCTTCTTCATCAAGTGATTGCACAGCCATTATATGGAAG GTTCTGGAAGAAGGTAAGTTGATGTTGCAGCATACACTACGAAGCCACCAAAATCCTGTATCTTTTGTAGCATGGAGCCCCGATGACACAAAGTTGCTCACATGTGGTAATGCGGAAGTCCTTAAACTATGGGACGTAGAAACAGGTACATGCAGGCACACATTCAGGGATCATGGCTTCATTGTTAGCTCATGCGCTTGGTTTCCGGACTCAAAGCGACTCGTATGTGGCAGTTCTGACCCTGAGAAAGGCATCCGCATGTGGGATTGTCATGGGAATGAGATAAAAGCATGGAGGGGGATGAGGATGCCCAAGATTCTAGACCTGGCAGTGACGCCAGATGGGGAAAATCTGATCAGCATATTCTTAGATAAAGAGCTTCGGATATTAAATATAGTGACAAATTCCGAGCGGGTCATATCAGAGAAGCACCCGATTACGTCCCTATCAATTTCAGGGGATGGCAAGTTTTTTATAGTGAACCTTAATAGCCAAGAGATTCACATGTGGGATGTTGCTGGAAAATGGGATATGCCATTGAAGTATATGGGCCACAAGCAAGACCAGTATGTGATACGGTCGTGCTTTGGGGGGTTGAATAGCGCATTTATAGCCAGTGGTAGCGAGAATTCACAG tAG
- the LOC122305415 gene encoding WD repeat-containing protein WDS homolog isoform X1, whose amino-acid sequence MRRRGCHNYMLMENSSTTLGTHGLIRKHEFVRVIIQCLDSLGYRKSASFLESESGISYKSLDFEMLKSQILCGNWDGCTDTLNEIKVKDEIRASALFIVFEQCLLECLNHGNDAMALAILRKVVSALRLGKDKAHSLAQSILSLRDTEFGKMDDNIVQESRKKLLVELEKLLPPPIMLPERRLEHLVETAVSAQIDSCMYHNTLGAVSIYEDHCCGRDQIPTETIQILTDHKNEVWFVQFSNNGEYLASSSSDCTAIIWKVLEEGKLMLQHTLRSHQNPVSFVAWSPDDTKLLTCGNAEVLKLWDVETGTCRHTFRDHGFIVSSCAWFPDSKRLVCGSSDPEKGIRMWDCHGNEIKAWRGMRMPKILDLAVTPDGENLISIFLDKELRILNIVTNSERVISEKHPITSLSISGDGKFFIVNLNSQEIHMWDVAGKWDMPLKYMGHKQDQYVIRSCFGGLNSAFIASGSENSQVYIWNRHNPKPIEILSGHSKTVNCVSWNPKRPQMLASASDDNTIRIWGPGPSKKMQMQPEKLK is encoded by the exons ATGCGTCGTCGAGGCTGCCACAACTACATGTTAATGGAGAATTCATCGACAACACTTGGCACACATGGCCTAATAAGGAAGCATGAGTTTGTAAGAGTGATAATTCAATGCTTAGATTCATTAGGCTACAGAAAATCTGCATCATTTTTGGAATCAGAGTCCGGTATTTCGTACAAATCCTTGGATTTTGAAATGCTCAAATCACAGATACTCTGTGGGAATTGGGATGGTTGCACTGATACCCTTAATGAAATTAAGGTGAAGGATGAAATAAGAGCTTCTGCTTTGTTTATTGTGTTCGAACAGTGCTTATTGGAGTGCTTGAATCACGGGAATGATGCCATGGCTTTGGCCATTTTAAGAAAAGTGGTTTCTGCATTAAGGTTGGGCAAAGACAAGGCTCACAGCCTTGCTCAGAGTATCCTTTCTTTGAGGGATACAGAGTTTGGTAAAATGGATGATAATATTGTTCAGGAATCGAGAAAGAAGTTGTTGGTGGAGTTGGAAAAATTGCTTCCTCCACCAATTATGCTGCCTGAAAGGAGGCTGGAACATCTGGTTGAAACTGCCGTTTCAGCCCAAATTGATTCATGTATGTACCACAATACGTTGGGAGCAGTTTCAATTTATGAGGATCATTGCTGTGGCAGGGATCAGATCCCCACTGAGACTATTCAG ATTTTGACTGACCATAAGAATGAAGTTTGGTTCGTACAATTTTCTAATAATGGGGAGTACTTAGCTTCTTCATCAAGTGATTGCACAGCCATTATATGGAAG GTTCTGGAAGAAGGTAAGTTGATGTTGCAGCATACACTACGAAGCCACCAAAATCCTGTATCTTTTGTAGCATGGAGCCCCGATGACACAAAGTTGCTCACATGTGGTAATGCGGAAGTCCTTAAACTATGGGACGTAGAAACAGGTACATGCAGGCACACATTCAGGGATCATGGCTTCATTGTTAGCTCATGCGCTTGGTTTCCGGACTCAAAGCGACTCGTATGTGGCAGTTCTGACCCTGAGAAAGGCATCCGCATGTGGGATTGTCATGGGAATGAGATAAAAGCATGGAGGGGGATGAGGATGCCCAAGATTCTAGACCTGGCAGTGACGCCAGATGGGGAAAATCTGATCAGCATATTCTTAGATAAAGAGCTTCGGATATTAAATATAGTGACAAATTCCGAGCGGGTCATATCAGAGAAGCACCCGATTACGTCCCTATCAATTTCAGGGGATGGCAAGTTTTTTATAGTGAACCTTAATAGCCAAGAGATTCACATGTGGGATGTTGCTGGAAAATGGGATATGCCATTGAAGTATATGGGCCACAAGCAAGACCAGTATGTGATACGGTCGTGCTTTGGGGGGTTGAATAGCGCATTTATAGCCAGTGGTAGCGAGAATTCACAG GTCTACATCTGGAATCGGCACAACCCTAAACCGATTGAGATTTTGTCTGGCCATTCAAAGACTGTGAACTGTGTGAGCTGGAATCCTAAGAGACCCCAAATGTTGGCATCTGCAAGTGATGATAATACAATCCGTATATGGGGACCTGGTCCCTCCAAGAAGATGCAGATGCAGCCTGAAAAGCTCAAATGA
- the LOC122305415 gene encoding WD repeat-containing protein WDS homolog isoform X2 yields the protein MRRRGCHNYMLMENSSTTLGTHGLIRKHEFVRVIIQCLDSLGYRKSASFLESESGISYKSLDFEMLKSQILCGNWDGCTDTLNEIKVKDEIRASALFIVFEQCLLECLNHGNDAMALAILRKVVSALRLGKDKAHSLAQSILSLRDTEFGKMDDNIVQESRKKLLVELEKLLPPPIMLPERRLEHLVETAVSAQIDSCMYHNTLGAVSIYEDHCCGRDQIPTETIQVLEEGKLMLQHTLRSHQNPVSFVAWSPDDTKLLTCGNAEVLKLWDVETGTCRHTFRDHGFIVSSCAWFPDSKRLVCGSSDPEKGIRMWDCHGNEIKAWRGMRMPKILDLAVTPDGENLISIFLDKELRILNIVTNSERVISEKHPITSLSISGDGKFFIVNLNSQEIHMWDVAGKWDMPLKYMGHKQDQYVIRSCFGGLNSAFIASGSENSQVYIWNRHNPKPIEILSGHSKTVNCVSWNPKRPQMLASASDDNTIRIWGPGPSKKMQMQPEKLK from the exons ATGCGTCGTCGAGGCTGCCACAACTACATGTTAATGGAGAATTCATCGACAACACTTGGCACACATGGCCTAATAAGGAAGCATGAGTTTGTAAGAGTGATAATTCAATGCTTAGATTCATTAGGCTACAGAAAATCTGCATCATTTTTGGAATCAGAGTCCGGTATTTCGTACAAATCCTTGGATTTTGAAATGCTCAAATCACAGATACTCTGTGGGAATTGGGATGGTTGCACTGATACCCTTAATGAAATTAAGGTGAAGGATGAAATAAGAGCTTCTGCTTTGTTTATTGTGTTCGAACAGTGCTTATTGGAGTGCTTGAATCACGGGAATGATGCCATGGCTTTGGCCATTTTAAGAAAAGTGGTTTCTGCATTAAGGTTGGGCAAAGACAAGGCTCACAGCCTTGCTCAGAGTATCCTTTCTTTGAGGGATACAGAGTTTGGTAAAATGGATGATAATATTGTTCAGGAATCGAGAAAGAAGTTGTTGGTGGAGTTGGAAAAATTGCTTCCTCCACCAATTATGCTGCCTGAAAGGAGGCTGGAACATCTGGTTGAAACTGCCGTTTCAGCCCAAATTGATTCATGTATGTACCACAATACGTTGGGAGCAGTTTCAATTTATGAGGATCATTGCTGTGGCAGGGATCAGATCCCCACTGAGACTATTCAG GTTCTGGAAGAAGGTAAGTTGATGTTGCAGCATACACTACGAAGCCACCAAAATCCTGTATCTTTTGTAGCATGGAGCCCCGATGACACAAAGTTGCTCACATGTGGTAATGCGGAAGTCCTTAAACTATGGGACGTAGAAACAGGTACATGCAGGCACACATTCAGGGATCATGGCTTCATTGTTAGCTCATGCGCTTGGTTTCCGGACTCAAAGCGACTCGTATGTGGCAGTTCTGACCCTGAGAAAGGCATCCGCATGTGGGATTGTCATGGGAATGAGATAAAAGCATGGAGGGGGATGAGGATGCCCAAGATTCTAGACCTGGCAGTGACGCCAGATGGGGAAAATCTGATCAGCATATTCTTAGATAAAGAGCTTCGGATATTAAATATAGTGACAAATTCCGAGCGGGTCATATCAGAGAAGCACCCGATTACGTCCCTATCAATTTCAGGGGATGGCAAGTTTTTTATAGTGAACCTTAATAGCCAAGAGATTCACATGTGGGATGTTGCTGGAAAATGGGATATGCCATTGAAGTATATGGGCCACAAGCAAGACCAGTATGTGATACGGTCGTGCTTTGGGGGGTTGAATAGCGCATTTATAGCCAGTGGTAGCGAGAATTCACAG GTCTACATCTGGAATCGGCACAACCCTAAACCGATTGAGATTTTGTCTGGCCATTCAAAGACTGTGAACTGTGTGAGCTGGAATCCTAAGAGACCCCAAATGTTGGCATCTGCAAGTGATGATAATACAATCCGTATATGGGGACCTGGTCCCTCCAAGAAGATGCAGATGCAGCCTGAAAAGCTCAAATGA